The DNA window TCCGTTCGAACACCACATGCTTTTGCATGAGACTCATCAGTCGTCTCCTTACTCGGCCGGAGCCAGAGCCACGTCAGCGGCAGGTTTCTCGGCTTCGCCATGGCGAATGGTGAGATAAAGGTTGACCGCCATGATCACCGCGCCGCTCAGGAAGAGGATGCCGCCCAACGCACGGATGACGTAGTAGGGGTGCATCGCCTCGACCGTTTCGACGAAGGAATACTGCAGGAAACCGAGGTTGGTGTAGGCGCGCCACATCAGGCCCTGCATGATACCCGACACCCACATGGAGGTGATGTAGAGCACGATGCCGAGCGTCGAGATCCAGAAGTGCCAGTCGACCAGCTTCAAGGAGTAAACGTCCCGCTTGCCGTAGATCCAGGGAACCAGGCAGTAGAGCGCACCGAATGAGACGTAGCCGACCCAGCCGAGAGCGCCCGAATGCACATGGCCGATGGTCCAGTCGGTGTAGTGGCTGAGCGAGTTGACCGACTTGATCGACATCAGCGGTCCCTCGAAGGTCGACATGCCATAGAAGGCGACCGACACCACGAGGAGACGCAACACCGGATCGGTGCGGAGCTTGTCCCAGGCACCGCTCAGCGTCATCAGACCGTTGATCATGCCACCCCAGGACGGCATCCACAGCATCACCGAGAACACCATGCCGAGCGTCGAAGCCCACTCGGGCAGCGCGGTATAATGGAGATGATGGGGACCGGCCCAGATATAGAGGAAGATCAGCGCCCAGAAGTGGATGATCGACAACCGGTAGGAATAGACCGGCCGATTGGCCCGCTTCGGCACGAAATAATACATGATGGCGAGGAAGCCGGCGGTGAGGAAGAAGCCCACCGCGTTATGGCCGTACCACCACTGCACCATGGCGTCCTGCACGCCCGACCAGACGACATAGGACTTGGAACCAAAGAAGCTGACCGGCACCGCCGCGTTGTTGACGATGTGCAGCATGGCGATGGTGACGATAAACGCCAGATAGAACCAGTTCGCCACGTAGATGTGGGGCTCCTTGCGCCGCCACAGCGTCGCCAGGAAGATCAGCAGATAGGCGACCCAGACGATGGTCAGCCAAAGATCGGCGTACCACTCCGGCTCGGCGTATTCCTTACCCTGGCCAACGCCCAGCACATAGCCCGTACCGGCAAGCACGATGAACACGTTGTAGCCGAGGATGACGAACCATGGCGTGACGAGGCCCGGCATACGGGCCCGGCTGGTGCGCTGCACGACATAGAAGGATGTCGCGAGCAGCACGTTACCGCCAAAGGCGAAAATCACCGCCGACGTGTGCAGGGGCCGGAGACGACCGAAGGTGGTCCAGGGAAGGCCAAGATTGAGAACCGGATAGGCCAGTTCCAGGGCGATCCAAATGCCCACCGAGAAGCCGGCGAGCCCCCAGAACATGGCAGCGATCGAGGCGAACTTGATCGGGCCGAGGTTGTAGTTCGGCTTGCCGTTGATCTCGTCCGGTTCAACCCTTCCGTCACGGTCGATGAACGACCTCACGATCAGGAAGATGCCGGCCGCCGACGCAATGGCGCCAATGGTGGCATGAAAGGCAAATACCGGATCCACCGCCTTGCCGGCGGCCAGAACGCAATAGAGAAAGAGCAGCCCCAGGAAAACCGAATAACCGGTCTCCTCGAGCGACATCAGAGGTTTGGCCCTCAACGCCGTCATGTTCGTCGCCCCGCTTCTGTCGGAGATCGCCTGCCGTAGCCGACAGGCGCCTCGCCTCGCCCGTTTGCCGACACCCCCGGCATCCCCACCCCGGACCGTCGCGTCCAGAGCACGGGAAACAACCTAGTGGGGTCTACGCACACCAGCTTTGACAAAGGTCAAAGCCAATCTGGGAATAAACGGGGTTTACCGTAGTTCAAGACGTTTTGCCTATATCAAAATGGACTAATTTTAATGTGCGATACGAGCCAGACGGCGGCCGTTGCAAGCGAGACGGTTCAGGAGGCAGATACCCGTCCGCTGAGATGGCGATGGCCGACTGATTCGGCTCAATGCCGCAAAGTTTGACGCCGATCAATGTCTGAGCCGGCTGTCGGCGCCAAGGATTGGGTATGACCTACCAGGACGAAGCCGTTTCGCTCGAAACCCTGATCCGCGCAACGGTACCGCGCTATACCTCGTATCCGACGGCGCCGCATTTTTCAGCCGATGTCGGACCGGACACCTATGGCGATTTCCTCGACCGGGCGGCGGCGGACAACGGCCCCATCTCGCTCTACGTCCACATCCCCTTCTGCCATTCGATCTGCCATTACTGCGGCTGCACCACCAAGGCGAGCCGCCGCTACGCGCCGATCGAGGCTTATGTCGAGGTCCTGAGGTCGGAGATTGCCATGGTGGCGGCGCGGATCGGGCGCCGGGCCGTGTCGCACATCCATTGGGGCGGCGGCACACCCAACCTGCTTTCCGCCGCCGCCTTTGAGGCGATCGTCGGCGACTTCCATCGCTTCTTTGATATCGGGCCGGAAACCGAGCATGCCATCGAGCTCGATCCGCGCCATCTCGGCGAAGGGCGAGCACGTTTTCTTGCCAGCATCGGCGTCAACCGCGCTAGTCTTGGCGTGCAGGACTTCGACCCAAGCGTTCAGGCAGCGATCGGCCGCATCCAGCCGGCGGAAACGGTGTCCGCCGCCGTCGAGCAACTGAGGGACGCCGGCATCTCCTCCCTGAGCTTCGACCTGATTTACGGTTTGCCGGAACAGAGTGCCTCCTCCATCCGACGCACCGTCGAAACGGCGATCGCACTTGCGCCCGACCGCATCTCGCTGTTCGGCTACGCCCATGTTCCCTGGTTCCGCGCCAACCAGAAACTGATCGACGTTTCCAAGTTACCGGGAAGCGAACAGCGGCTCGAACTCGAGCGGGCAGCCCACGGCGCGATCGCGGCGGCGGGTTATGCGCCAATCGGTATCGATCATTTTGCACAACCGAGCGACGCCATGGCCGTGGCATTGTCGAAGCGGACGCTCCGCCGCAACTTCCAGGGCTACACCACCGACCGCGCCGACACGCTGATCGGCTTCGGCGCCTCGTCGATCGGCCGGACGCCGGCCGGGTATGCGCAAAACGTCACGGATACGGGCAATTGGCGCGAACGCATCGTCGGTGGCCATTTCGCAACCGAGCGCGGGCGCGTCCTGACGCCCGAAGACCGGCTCAGGGCCGACGTGATTGAGCAAATCCTCTGCTTCTACGACGTCGACCTCTCGGCCACCGCGGCACGCCACGGTGCCGATGCCGCCACTTTCTCGGCCGACCTCGACAAACTGGCGCCGCTACTTGGCGCCGGCTGGGTGGTCGCTGACGACGGCCGGCTTGTCATCACGCGCCATGCCGCCGAGTTGGCGCGCCTCGTCGCCTCCGCCTTCGATGCCTACCTCGGCGCGGGCGGGCGGCATTCGGTGGCGGTATAGCCGGCAGACCGGCTCAGTGGATGCCAGTCATCTTGCAGACACGGCAGACATCGACAAGACGAATGCGGTCATTGCGCTCGATGGAGATGACGCCGCGCCGCTTGAGATCGGACAGCACGCGGCTCACCGTCTCGATGGTGAGGCCGAGGAAGTCGGCGATCTCCTGCCGCGTCATCTTAAGCACCACCAACTCGCTATCGGCGCTGTGCCGTTCGCTCAGGCGTTCCGGGCCGGTACAGCCGACAACGCCGCGGCCGGGCACGAAGCGCATCAGGAAGCTAGCCACCCGTTCCGTAGCCGACTTGCGCCCGAGCAACACCGCGTGGCTGTGTAGCGCCTCAATGCGCGTCAGCAGACAGCGATTGACGTGGGCGAGCAGATCGGTCGACTGATCGATGTCACGGCGATCGAGAACCCGCACTTCGGCGTAGGTCAACGCTTCGGCCGTGCAATCGTAGACGCCCGTCAGCGAATGACCGCAGAGGTCGCCTTCGCCAAGAATGTCGACGACCTGCCGACGACCGTCGCCCAGCAGGCGATAGAGCATGATCTGACCGCTGACCACTTCGTAGACGTGGCTTGCCGCGTCATCCTCACGGAACAGCACGGAATGGGCATCATGGCGGTCAAGCCGGGCACGCGGCGACGCGCGGTAGTGCGTCCAGGCGCTGTCGTCAACCGGCGCACGCACTCTGGTGCCCAGATAACGGCTGCGATGGCGACTATTATCAAAGCCGCCGGAGCTCTCGTCGAATGACGTCTTTTTCTCAATGAACATCGATCCCTCCTCGATGACACATGCTCGATGACACGTGGTCGTCAGGCCACCGGAAGATCGACCGGCCATCCGTCCATGGCCGCCTCTTTTTCCCGCCAGCTCGACCGAAACCCGTCCGCTTCGGCCGCACCACTATCGATAATGGCACAATATGGACAAATGTGCCCTGCGGTAATTCGTTTGGTTACTTAACCATCTGAGGAAAGATGACTGGGTAAGGCACCGACAGGCCGCGGCGGACCAAGTGGTAACCATAGGCTACCACCACGCTCACGGAACGTCCCAGGATGGACACCGCGAGCACAAAGCAGGCAAAAACATAGAGAATACGGCTACGCGCCGTCCTACTCCCCGAGCATCGCAGGACAAAAAAACCCGGCGAACCGGGTGACCAAACCAGGATCGAGGCAGATAAGATCAGGCGGTGATCGCTTCCAGCCAGTCGGCAGCCGGCGGCTTGCGCAGAATCTTGAGATCGGACAGCCCCTCGGTCTCGCGAGCGATCGTCCGCGAAGACTTGCCGGAGATAGCAATCACCTTTGGGTTTGCCCCGGCTTTCTCGAGATGGCGCACAAGCTCGCCACCGCTCATACCGGGCAGGCCAAGGTCCACGATCATCGTGTCCTCGGACGTCAAAGATGCGGAATGAATGAGTTCCTCGGCGGTCGAAAAAACACGCACCGACAATCCCGCTCCGGAGAGCAGGGATTGCAGCGCGTCGGCGACCGAAGGATCGTCCTCAACAATGATATACATTGGCAACACTCTTAATCTGCGAGACGCTAACCAGTCGCAGGAAAAAGTAGTGTGCCCTG is part of the Pleomorphomonas sp. PLEO genome and encodes:
- a CDS encoding response regulator, with product MYIIVEDDPSVADALQSLLSGAGLSVRVFSTAEELIHSASLTSEDTMIVDLGLPGMSGGELVRHLEKAGANPKVIAISGKSSRTIARETEGLSDLKILRKPPAADWLEAITA
- the ccoN gene encoding cytochrome-c oxidase, cbb3-type subunit I, translated to MSLEETGYSVFLGLLFLYCVLAAGKAVDPVFAFHATIGAIASAAGIFLIVRSFIDRDGRVEPDEINGKPNYNLGPIKFASIAAMFWGLAGFSVGIWIALELAYPVLNLGLPWTTFGRLRPLHTSAVIFAFGGNVLLATSFYVVQRTSRARMPGLVTPWFVILGYNVFIVLAGTGYVLGVGQGKEYAEPEWYADLWLTIVWVAYLLIFLATLWRRKEPHIYVANWFYLAFIVTIAMLHIVNNAAVPVSFFGSKSYVVWSGVQDAMVQWWYGHNAVGFFLTAGFLAIMYYFVPKRANRPVYSYRLSIIHFWALIFLYIWAGPHHLHYTALPEWASTLGMVFSVMLWMPSWGGMINGLMTLSGAWDKLRTDPVLRLLVVSVAFYGMSTFEGPLMSIKSVNSLSHYTDWTIGHVHSGALGWVGYVSFGALYCLVPWIYGKRDVYSLKLVDWHFWISTLGIVLYITSMWVSGIMQGLMWRAYTNLGFLQYSFVETVEAMHPYYVIRALGGILFLSGAVIMAVNLYLTIRHGEAEKPAADVALAPAE
- a CDS encoding Crp/Fnr family transcriptional regulator, which codes for MFIEKKTSFDESSGGFDNSRHRSRYLGTRVRAPVDDSAWTHYRASPRARLDRHDAHSVLFREDDAASHVYEVVSGQIMLYRLLGDGRRQVVDILGEGDLCGHSLTGVYDCTAEALTYAEVRVLDRRDIDQSTDLLAHVNRCLLTRIEALHSHAVLLGRKSATERVASFLMRFVPGRGVVGCTGPERLSERHSADSELVVLKMTRQEIADFLGLTIETVSRVLSDLKRRGVISIERNDRIRLVDVCRVCKMTGIH
- the hemN gene encoding oxygen-independent coproporphyrinogen III oxidase — translated: MTYQDEAVSLETLIRATVPRYTSYPTAPHFSADVGPDTYGDFLDRAAADNGPISLYVHIPFCHSICHYCGCTTKASRRYAPIEAYVEVLRSEIAMVAARIGRRAVSHIHWGGGTPNLLSAAAFEAIVGDFHRFFDIGPETEHAIELDPRHLGEGRARFLASIGVNRASLGVQDFDPSVQAAIGRIQPAETVSAAVEQLRDAGISSLSFDLIYGLPEQSASSIRRTVETAIALAPDRISLFGYAHVPWFRANQKLIDVSKLPGSEQRLELERAAHGAIAAAGYAPIGIDHFAQPSDAMAVALSKRTLRRNFQGYTTDRADTLIGFGASSIGRTPAGYAQNVTDTGNWRERIVGGHFATERGRVLTPEDRLRADVIEQILCFYDVDLSATAARHGADAATFSADLDKLAPLLGAGWVVADDGRLVITRHAAELARLVASAFDAYLGAGGRHSVAV